In Methanofastidiosum sp., the sequence GTACATATGGGGCAAATATTATTGTTTGGAGGAAAATTAATATAATCTGTTGAACATTCACAAAAAATTTTTTGATCTGTTTTTAATTGGACGTGTATTTCAAGTCCAATCTTAAGATTTATATCTTTGTATTTTTCTTCGTGAAGCTGCAATTACATTCCCCCACAAGCAATTTCTACTGCCCTCATCCCTTTCAATAATTTAGATTCGCATAGACTATCGGCATGAAGTTGTAATCCAACAGGGAGATCTTTTACCAAGCCTACAGGTTGACTTGAAGCGCAAATACCTGCAAGATTGGCACTAACTGTGAGTATATCTGATGAATACATGGCAAGAGGATCTGATATTCTATCTCCAATTTTCCAAGGGAGTGTGGGCATAGTTGGCCCAATCAGAAGGTCATATGAATTAAAAATTTGTTTAAAATCTTCTTTAATAGCATTTCTTGCCTTGAGAGCTTTTGTGTACCATCTACCCTTAAACTCTTCCATAGTGATGAATGTCCCAAGTAGAACCCTTCTCTTGACTTCAGTTCCCATCGACGTTTCCCTTGTATTTGAAACTGCTTCTACGATATCTTGTCCTCCGGCATAGTATCCATATTTAAATCCATCAAATTTTGACATTGCTGATGAAAACTCGCTGAAAACAACTAAATAATAAATTGGTATAGAATATTTTATGTTTGGGAGTGAAACTTCTTCTATTATTGCACCTTGTGATTCAAGTTGCCCAATCTTGTCAAATATTATATTTTTTATTTTTTCATCAATACCTTCAAAGAACTCTTTAGCATAGGCAATTTTCATATTTTTTATATCATCATCTTTGAAGTTTTCAACTGATTTGAGGTATGATTTTTTATTATCAACTGTTACAGTATCTCGAAGGTCTTTTCCTGCTATGACATCCA encodes:
- the gatA gene encoding Asp-tRNA(Asn)/Glu-tRNA(Gln) amidotransferase subunit GatA — its product is MFTRDLINDLLSKSVEEHLHTKIEEIEKRNSEINAFITLNIEEAEKSSKEIQKKINNGTQGKLSGLIVSIKDNIAVSNLKMTCGSKVLENYISPYDATVTNLIKKEDGIIIGKCNMDEFACGSDGTSSYFGPTKNPKNTDYVPGGSSSGSAASVAADFCDLSIGSDTGGSIRCPASFCGVYGFKPSYGLVSRYGLSDMAMSLEGPGPFAKDTYGIALLLDVIAGKDLRDTVTVDNKKSYLKSVENFKDDDIKNMKIAYAKEFFEGIDEKIKNIIFDKIGQLESQGAIIEEVSLPNIKYSIPIYYLVVFSEFSSAMSKFDGFKYGYYAGGQDIVEAVSNTRETSMGTEVKRRVLLGTFITMEEFKGRWYTKALKARNAIKEDFKQIFNSYDLLIGPTMPTLPWKIGDRISDPLAMYSSDILTVSANLAGICASSQPVGLVKDLPVGLQLHADSLCESKLLKGMRAVEIACGGM